The Teredinibacter sp. KSP-S5-2 genome includes a window with the following:
- the rhlB gene encoding ATP-dependent RNA helicase RhlB: protein MITDLENNTTFDSLALSDTTLRALAELKFKYCSPIQAKSLPISLSGHDVLGKAQTGTGKTAAFLIAVIEDLNNSPAPEERYAGEARALIIAPTRELVMQIAKDAKELTKYTDLSVHTLVGGVDYNKQLQALHGEFVDILVATPGRLLDFCEKREVFLDQVEVLVIDEADRMLDMGFIPQVKRIIRMTPRKTHRQTMCFSATFSADVLNLTEQWMEDPVRVEIEPETVATETVEQHVYMAAGDEKLVILGNLLRQPEVSSLMIFTNRRDECRKLFEALRFQGYRVGQLSGEVAQTKRIRTLEDFKKGRLQAIVATDVAGRGIHIDGISHVINYNLPEEPEDYVHRIGRTGRAGASGVSISFACEDDAFRLPAIEALLGEKLKCVLPPEHLLASK from the coding sequence TTGATTACAGACCTAGAAAATAACACAACATTCGACAGCCTGGCCTTGTCAGATACGACGCTTCGTGCCTTGGCAGAGCTGAAATTTAAGTATTGTTCGCCGATTCAGGCCAAGTCGCTGCCGATATCTCTCAGTGGCCACGATGTGCTGGGTAAAGCGCAAACTGGTACAGGTAAAACCGCGGCTTTTTTAATTGCGGTGATCGAAGACCTGAATAATTCCCCTGCTCCGGAAGAGCGCTATGCCGGGGAGGCCCGGGCCTTGATTATTGCTCCGACTCGCGAGTTAGTGATGCAAATTGCTAAAGATGCCAAGGAGCTGACAAAATACACAGATTTGTCTGTTCACACTCTGGTCGGAGGGGTGGATTACAACAAGCAGTTGCAGGCCTTGCATGGAGAGTTTGTCGATATTCTGGTTGCAACGCCTGGTCGTTTGCTGGACTTCTGCGAGAAGCGGGAAGTATTTCTGGACCAGGTTGAGGTGCTGGTGATTGATGAGGCGGACAGGATGCTTGATATGGGGTTTATTCCCCAGGTTAAGCGCATTATTCGCATGACTCCGAGAAAAACCCACAGACAAACCATGTGCTTTTCGGCCACATTTTCTGCTGATGTATTGAACCTCACCGAGCAATGGATGGAAGACCCTGTTCGGGTTGAGATCGAGCCTGAGACGGTGGCCACCGAAACGGTTGAACAGCATGTGTACATGGCTGCGGGCGATGAAAAATTGGTGATTCTTGGAAATCTGTTGCGACAACCGGAAGTGTCGAGCCTGATGATTTTTACCAACCGTCGCGATGAGTGCCGCAAGTTATTTGAGGCCTTGCGATTTCAGGGGTATCGGGTTGGTCAGCTCTCAGGAGAGGTGGCGCAGACGAAACGCATTCGCACATTGGAAGACTTCAAAAAAGGCCGCCTTCAAGCAATTGTGGCAACAGACGTAGCGGGGCGGGGAATTCATATTGATGGCATTAGCCACGTGATTAACTACAACCTGCCGGAGGAGCCGGAAGACTATGTTCATCGTATTGGTCGGACTGGGCGGGCAGGTGCATCGGGCGTGTCCATTAGTTTTGCCTGTGAGGATGATGCTTTTAGGTTGCCTGCAATTGAGGCCTTACTTGGCGAAAAACTGAAATGTGTATTACCTCCTGAGCATCTACTGGCTTCAAAATAA
- a CDS encoding NAD-dependent epimerase → MKFLVTGAAGFIGYHLSKQLLERGDSVVGIDNLNDYYDPQLKLDRLKQLETQSEFEFHKIDIADRADMEQLFEAHQFDRVVHLAAQAGVRYSLENPHAYINSNIVGFLNILEGCRHHKIKHLSYASSSSVYGANTKQPFSEKDNVDHPVSLYAASKKSNELMAHTYSHLYGLPTTGLRFFTVYGPWGRPDMALFKFTKGILNGTPIDVYNNGDMYRDFTYIDDIVEGVIRVTDQIPEGNAEWSGENPDPSSSKAPYKVFNIGNNAPVKLMEFVEAIENAIGKPAIKNMMPIQPGDVPSTYADASALQQTTNFKPNTPINEGVKQFVDWYKLYFSQ, encoded by the coding sequence ATGAAGTTTTTAGTTACCGGTGCAGCAGGTTTCATAGGTTATCATTTATCCAAGCAGTTACTGGAACGCGGAGATAGCGTCGTCGGGATAGATAACCTGAATGACTATTACGACCCTCAACTTAAACTTGATCGATTAAAGCAGCTGGAAACACAATCTGAGTTTGAATTCCACAAAATCGATATCGCCGACCGAGCAGATATGGAGCAACTCTTCGAAGCTCATCAGTTTGATCGCGTCGTACACCTGGCAGCTCAGGCCGGTGTTCGATACTCACTTGAAAATCCACATGCTTACATCAACTCCAACATCGTCGGCTTCCTCAACATATTGGAAGGCTGTCGCCACCATAAGATCAAGCATTTAAGTTACGCCTCTTCAAGCTCTGTGTATGGCGCAAACACCAAGCAGCCATTTTCAGAAAAAGATAATGTTGATCACCCGGTTTCCCTCTACGCTGCAAGTAAAAAATCCAACGAGCTTATGGCGCACACATACAGCCATTTATACGGATTACCTACCACTGGATTGCGCTTTTTTACCGTTTACGGCCCATGGGGTAGGCCTGATATGGCGTTATTTAAATTTACCAAAGGTATTTTGAATGGCACCCCCATTGATGTATACAACAATGGCGACATGTATAGAGACTTTACGTACATCGACGACATTGTCGAAGGCGTCATTCGGGTTACCGATCAAATTCCGGAAGGCAATGCAGAATGGAGTGGAGAAAATCCCGACCCATCATCAAGTAAAGCCCCGTACAAAGTTTTTAATATCGGCAATAATGCGCCAGTCAAACTTATGGAATTTGTCGAAGCGATAGAAAACGCAATTGGCAAACCCGCAATAAAAAATATGATGCCAATTCAACCCGGCGATGTGCCATCCACTTACGCTGACGCCAGTGCATTGCAGCAAACAACGAATTTCAAACCCAATACTCCGATAAACGAAGGCGTAAAACAGTTTGTCGACTGGTATAAGCTTTACTTTTCGCAATAA